Proteins encoded by one window of Deinococcus malanensis:
- a CDS encoding GGDEF domain-containing protein, with amino-acid sequence MLAALAVFVLVFGLLWSPASAQLPRAGSGPPALEAQFQLLEARDRQFPRTVRDIPAWQDRQTPVQKVRFTGGRYWLVAEVRNPSADTAWVFNPHGSLIEQVNVRVYRPGQAVQTFRTGYRAEHPYMLHYGVDLTLRPGERTWVVAQIRSPYFASQPDFSFVPQDRYRQQVNLDNLLTLGAFGALLALTFYNLFIFAGTRNRSFFYYAAYTLTYCVAWAFTFHVPADVFGFYDLRWHYVGFFLLPVLNTLFYLHFLKLDQRLPLLGRLSRVNLWLPLALLPSCFLLLPFAHILATGVISLWLVLALVCGVASWRQGFYPARFFVFGLLALMVPATLILPANVGLIPDPVRNSELLTLLGGTLDGILLAFALADQIRLLVRDNVSHIVQLRRALHLAGTDTLTGLHNRHAFEQAVSTLDERPFLLVLMDLDGLKTVNDSLGHAQGDELLRSFARLLRDMENEHITAYRLGGDEFALIAPPEEEAALVSRLRVAEKELRSGGFPTSGLSVGVAQAGGDRAAGQVFEEADQRMYRHKHAKKADKGSSDLR; translated from the coding sequence GTGCTGGCGGCTCTGGCGGTCTTTGTTCTGGTCTTCGGACTGCTGTGGTCTCCGGCTTCGGCACAACTTCCGCGTGCCGGGTCCGGCCCTCCAGCCCTAGAGGCCCAATTTCAGCTCCTTGAGGCCCGTGACCGCCAGTTTCCACGCACCGTCCGCGACATCCCGGCATGGCAGGACCGCCAGACACCCGTCCAGAAGGTCCGGTTTACAGGAGGGCGCTACTGGCTGGTTGCCGAGGTCCGCAACCCGAGTGCCGACACAGCCTGGGTGTTCAACCCACATGGCAGCCTGATCGAGCAGGTGAATGTGCGGGTTTATCGCCCGGGGCAGGCGGTGCAGACCTTCCGGACCGGCTACCGCGCCGAGCACCCCTATATGCTGCATTACGGCGTGGATCTGACCCTGCGCCCGGGTGAGCGGACCTGGGTGGTTGCGCAGATCCGCAGCCCCTATTTTGCCTCTCAGCCGGATTTCAGCTTTGTACCCCAGGACCGTTACCGTCAGCAGGTTAATCTGGACAACCTGCTGACCCTGGGTGCCTTCGGGGCGCTGCTGGCGCTGACCTTCTACAACCTGTTTATTTTTGCGGGCACCCGCAACCGCAGCTTTTTCTACTACGCGGCGTATACGCTGACCTACTGCGTGGCCTGGGCCTTTACCTTTCATGTTCCGGCGGACGTGTTTGGTTTCTACGATCTGCGCTGGCATTACGTGGGCTTCTTCCTGCTGCCGGTGCTCAATACCCTGTTTTACCTGCATTTCCTGAAGCTCGACCAGCGGCTGCCCCTGCTGGGCCGCCTGAGCCGGGTGAACCTGTGGCTGCCGCTGGCGCTGCTGCCTTCCTGTTTTCTGCTGCTGCCCTTTGCCCACATCCTGGCGACCGGCGTGATCTCGCTGTGGCTGGTGCTGGCCCTGGTGTGCGGGGTGGCGAGCTGGCGCCAGGGCTTTTACCCGGCCCGCTTTTTCGTGTTCGGGCTGCTGGCGCTGATGGTTCCTGCCACCCTGATCCTGCCGGCCAACGTTGGTCTGATTCCTGACCCGGTGCGCAACTCCGAACTGCTGACCCTGCTGGGGGGTACCCTGGACGGCATCCTGCTCGCTTTTGCGCTGGCGGATCAGATCCGGCTGCTGGTGAGAGACAACGTCTCCCATATTGTTCAGCTGCGGCGTGCGCTGCATCTGGCCGGAACCGACACGCTGACCGGGCTGCACAACCGCCATGCCTTCGAGCAGGCAGTGAGTACGCTGGATGAACGTCCATTTCTTCTGGTGCTGATGGACCTCGACGGCCTGAAAACCGTCAACGACAGCCTGGGGCATGCCCAGGGTGACGAACTGCTGCGCTCCTTTGCGCGGCTGCTGCGGGACATGGAAAACGAGCACATCACCGCCTACCGGCTGGGCGGTGACGAGTTTGCGCTGATCGCGCCACCCGAAGAGGAAGCGGCTCTGGTCTCCCGGCTGCGTGTGGCGGAAAAGGAGTTGCGCTCGGGCGGCTTTCCGACCTCGGGGCTCAGTGTGGGCGTGGCGCAGGCCGGGGGCGACCGCGCTGCCGGTCAGGTGTTCGAGGAGGCCGACCAGCGCATGTACCGGCACAAACACGCCAAGAAGGCCGACAAAGGTTCTTCAGACCTGCGGTAG
- the glmS gene encoding glutamine--fructose-6-phosphate transaminase (isomerizing), which translates to MCGIVGYIGPKQAQDVLISGLSKLEYRGYDSAGVAIGDGACITVRKKAGKLANLSTELEATPLAGTLGIGHTRWATHGLPNDTNSHPHATEDGRIVIVHNGIIENYLSLKEGLIARGHGFKSETDSEVLAHLIEEAYKGDLESAVRTALSQVRGAYGIVVTHVDHREIVAARTVSPLVMGVGEGEMFLASDVPALLAYTRNMVFLHDGDMVVLNDDGFRVTDLQGNALNREIERVEWDAEAAEKGGYDTYMLKEIYEQPQALTNTLIGRLHDETGEVNLDINLDPGSFKRISIIACGTAYYAGLVGEYLIEQLARIPVEVDVASEYRYRDPLVSENTLAIVVSQSGETIDTLEALREAKKGGARTLGVINAKGSSMTRELDDTLYIHAGPEIGVASTKAYTSMVSAFLMLALWLGRARGTLSEKEGAELLHAARELPRLVEEALQPERVERIRQVAEKYHQARDYLFLGRGVNSPTAYEGALKLKEISYIHAEAYAAGEMKHGPIALIDANLPVVVVATESRLLEKTISNVQEVRARAGKVIAILSDGDTENAQHADDVIYVPRAHEMVSPVVNAIAMQLLAYFTASALGKDVDKPRNLAKSVTVE; encoded by the coding sequence ATGTGCGGAATTGTCGGATACATCGGTCCCAAGCAGGCGCAGGACGTGCTGATCTCGGGTCTCTCCAAGCTGGAGTACCGCGGCTATGACAGCGCGGGTGTGGCCATCGGCGACGGCGCATGCATCACGGTGCGCAAGAAGGCCGGCAAACTGGCCAACCTCAGCACCGAACTGGAAGCCACGCCGCTGGCCGGCACGCTGGGCATCGGTCACACCCGCTGGGCCACCCACGGCCTGCCAAATGACACCAATTCGCACCCGCATGCCACCGAGGACGGCCGGATTGTCATCGTGCACAACGGCATCATCGAGAACTACCTGAGCCTCAAAGAAGGCCTGATCGCCCGCGGCCATGGCTTTAAAAGCGAGACCGACAGCGAGGTGCTGGCCCACCTGATCGAGGAAGCCTACAAAGGTGACCTGGAAAGCGCGGTGCGCACGGCCCTCTCGCAGGTGCGCGGAGCCTACGGCATCGTGGTCACGCATGTGGACCACCGCGAGATTGTCGCAGCCCGCACGGTCAGCCCACTGGTGATGGGCGTGGGCGAGGGCGAGATGTTCCTGGCCAGCGACGTGCCAGCCCTGCTGGCCTACACCCGCAACATGGTCTTCCTGCACGACGGCGACATGGTCGTGCTGAATGACGACGGCTTCCGCGTCACCGACCTGCAGGGCAACGCGCTCAACCGCGAGATCGAGCGTGTGGAATGGGACGCCGAGGCCGCCGAGAAGGGCGGGTACGACACCTACATGCTCAAGGAGATCTACGAGCAGCCCCAGGCACTGACCAACACCCTGATCGGCCGTCTGCACGACGAGACCGGCGAGGTGAACCTCGACATCAACCTGGACCCCGGCAGCTTCAAGCGGATTTCCATTATCGCCTGCGGCACCGCCTACTACGCCGGGTTGGTCGGCGAGTACTTGATCGAACAACTGGCGCGCATTCCGGTCGAGGTGGACGTGGCCAGCGAGTACCGCTACCGCGATCCCCTGGTCAGCGAGAACACCCTGGCGATTGTGGTCAGCCAGAGCGGTGAGACGATTGATACCCTCGAAGCCCTGCGTGAAGCCAAGAAGGGCGGCGCCAGGACGCTGGGTGTGATCAATGCCAAGGGCAGCTCCATGACCCGCGAGCTGGACGACACCCTGTACATCCACGCCGGCCCGGAAATCGGCGTGGCCAGCACCAAGGCCTACACGTCGATGGTCAGCGCCTTCCTGATGCTGGCACTGTGGCTGGGCCGCGCCCGCGGCACTCTGAGCGAAAAGGAAGGTGCAGAGCTGCTGCACGCGGCCCGTGAGCTGCCCCGCTTGGTGGAAGAAGCCCTGCAGCCCGAGCGCGTCGAGCGGATCCGACAGGTGGCCGAGAAGTACCATCAGGCCCGCGACTACCTGTTCCTGGGCCGTGGGGTGAACTCGCCGACCGCCTATGAGGGCGCCCTGAAGCTCAAGGAGATCAGCTACATCCACGCCGAGGCCTACGCCGCCGGCGAGATGAAGCACGGCCCCATCGCCCTGATCGATGCGAACCTGCCGGTCGTGGTGGTGGCCACCGAAAGCCGCCTGCTGGAAAAGACCATCAGCAACGTGCAGGAGGTGCGCGCCCGCGCTGGCAAGGTTATTGCCATCCTCAGCGACGGCGACACTGAGAACGCCCAGCACGCCGACGACGTGATCTACGTGCCGCGTGCCCACGAGATGGTCAGCCCCGTGGTGAACGCCATTGCCATGCAGCTGCTGGCCTACTTCACCGCCTCGGCCCTCGGTAAGGATGTGGACAAGCCGCGCAACCTGGCCAAGAGTGTGACCGTCGAGTAA
- a CDS encoding gamma-glutamyltransferase family protein: MQTSISRQPVLARQGMVATSQPLAAQAGLFILREGGNAVDAAIATAAALTVVEPTSNGIGSDLFALVWDSGELHGLNASGRSPALLNMDALPGGQMPTHGWLPVTVPGTPRGWADLHARFGRLPFEQVLAPAIRYAREGYPLSPVLADGWRRSIQVYRRRQGPEFEAWLETFAPQGFGAGVGEMWASEGHARTLERIAQSGAADFYDGELAAQIDAHARATGGLLRAEDLAAHQSEWVKPIGAAYQGHTAWEIPPNGQGIAALLALGILDGLDLPSRRDDEYGLHLQIEAMKLGFTDAKRYVADPQHEQVPVDALLSPAYAAARRALIGEQALEPEPGDPQSHGTVYLATADGDGQMVSLIQSNYMGFGSGVVVPGTGIALQNRGHNFNLEPDHPNRLAPGKRPYHTIIPGFLTRPDGTPAGPFGVMGGFMQPQGHVQVVLNTLRYGMNPQQALDAPRWQWTGGKVVEVEHDLGGQLSRALQARGHQVKVELQAGAFGRGQIIWRDGKTGVLTGGSESRADGQVAAF, from the coding sequence ATGCAGACCTCTATTTCCCGCCAGCCGGTCCTTGCCCGTCAGGGTATGGTCGCCACCAGTCAACCACTCGCCGCGCAGGCAGGCCTGTTCATCCTGCGTGAGGGCGGCAATGCGGTTGACGCCGCCATTGCCACCGCCGCCGCCCTCACCGTGGTGGAGCCCACCAGCAACGGGATCGGCAGCGATCTCTTTGCGCTGGTGTGGGACAGTGGCGAGCTGCATGGGCTGAATGCCTCGGGGCGCTCGCCGGCGCTGCTGAACATGGACGCCCTGCCCGGTGGACAGATGCCCACCCATGGCTGGCTGCCGGTTACGGTTCCCGGAACGCCCCGGGGCTGGGCCGATCTGCACGCCCGCTTTGGCCGGCTGCCCTTCGAGCAGGTGCTGGCTCCAGCGATTCGCTACGCGCGCGAAGGTTACCCTCTGTCGCCCGTTCTGGCCGACGGCTGGCGACGCAGCATTCAGGTGTACCGTCGCCGCCAGGGACCGGAGTTCGAGGCCTGGCTGGAGACCTTCGCGCCGCAGGGTTTTGGGGCCGGAGTGGGGGAGATGTGGGCCTCCGAGGGGCACGCGCGGACCCTGGAGCGGATCGCGCAGAGCGGGGCAGCGGACTTCTACGACGGAGAACTCGCTGCACAGATCGATGCCCACGCCCGCGCGACGGGTGGACTGCTGCGTGCCGAGGACCTGGCCGCACATCAGAGCGAATGGGTCAAGCCCATCGGGGCCGCCTACCAGGGCCACACAGCCTGGGAGATTCCGCCAAACGGCCAGGGCATTGCCGCCCTGCTGGCCCTGGGCATCCTGGACGGCCTGGACCTGCCGTCCCGGCGCGATGACGAGTACGGCCTACACCTGCAGATCGAGGCGATGAAGCTGGGCTTTACCGACGCCAAGCGGTATGTGGCTGACCCCCAGCACGAGCAGGTGCCGGTGGACGCCCTGCTCTCGCCGGCCTACGCGGCCGCACGCCGCGCCCTGATCGGTGAGCAGGCCCTGGAGCCGGAACCCGGAGACCCGCAGTCGCACGGCACGGTGTATCTGGCCACCGCCGACGGAGACGGGCAGATGGTCAGCCTGATCCAGAGCAACTACATGGGCTTTGGCAGCGGTGTGGTCGTGCCCGGCACCGGTATCGCGCTGCAGAACCGCGGACATAACTTCAACCTGGAGCCCGACCACCCCAACCGCCTGGCGCCGGGCAAACGGCCCTACCACACCATCATCCCCGGGTTCCTGACCCGCCCCGACGGCACCCCGGCTGGCCCATTTGGTGTGATGGGCGGGTTCATGCAGCCCCAGGGCCACGTGCAGGTGGTGCTGAACACCCTGCGCTACGGTATGAACCCCCAGCAGGCGCTGGATGCCCCACGCTGGCAATGGACCGGGGGCAAGGTTGTGGAGGTCGAGCACGATCTGGGAGGCCAGCTCTCGCGGGCGCTGCAGGCACGGGGACATCAGGTGAAGGTGGAGTTGCAGGCCGGGGCCTTCGGGCGCGGACAGATCATCTGGCGTGACGGCAAAACCGGTGTGCTGACCGGCGGCAGCGAGTCCCGGGCGGACGGTCAGGTGGCGGCGTTTTGA